A DNA window from Bubalus bubalis isolate 160015118507 breed Murrah chromosome 20, NDDB_SH_1, whole genome shotgun sequence contains the following coding sequences:
- the FAM219B gene encoding protein FAM219B isoform X2, whose product MATADPDGHAAPSIPGPRPSGTGAAGLPSGRSGIGAPRLGERIPAAVEKRGPYMVARAPSIQAKLKKHRDLAKAVLRRKGMLGAAPNRPDSSGKRSVKFNKGYTALSQSPDENLVSLDSDSDGELESRYSSGYSSAEVNQDVSRQLLQDGYHLDEIPDDEDLDLIPPKPMTSTCSCCWCCLGASSSCTLQ is encoded by the exons ATGGCGACCGCGGATCCCGACGGGCATGCTGCGCCCTCTATCCCGGGACCCCGGCCCAGCGGGACGGGAGCTGCGGGGCTGCCCTCCGGGCGAAGCGGCATTGGAGCCCCCCGGTTGGGAGAGCGGATCCCGGCGGCTGTGGAGAAGCGGGGCCCGTACATGGTGGCGCGTGCGCCTTCCATTCAGGCCAAGCTGA AGAAACACCGGGACCTGGCCAAGGCGGTTCTGCGGAGAAAAGGCATGCTGGGGGCCGCGCCGAACCGCCCCGACTCTTCAGGGAAAAG GTCAGTGAAGTTTAACAAGGGCTACACCGCTCTTAGTCAGAGTCCAGATGAAAACCTGGTGTCCCTCGACTCTGACAG TGATGGAGAGCTGGAATCCAGATACTCCTCCGGGTATTCCTCTGCAGAG GTGAACCAGGATGTGAGCCGGCAGCTGCTCCAGGACGGGTATCACTTGGATGAGATTCCAGATGATGAGGACTTGGACCTAATTCCCCCCAAGCCTATGACCTCAACATGCTCCTGCTGCTGGTGCTGTCTTGGGGCCTCTTCGTCCTGTACCCTCCAGTAG
- the FAM219B gene encoding protein FAM219B isoform X5 has protein sequence MATADPDGHAAPSIPGPRPSGTGAAGLPSGRSGIGAPRLGERIPAAVEKRGPYMVARAPSIQAKLKKHRDLAKAVLRRKGMLGAAPNRPDSSGKRSVKFNKGYTALSQSPDENLVSLDSDRAAASEHCLFRDGLLRGLIVMESWNPDTPPGIPLQR, from the exons ATGGCGACCGCGGATCCCGACGGGCATGCTGCGCCCTCTATCCCGGGACCCCGGCCCAGCGGGACGGGAGCTGCGGGGCTGCCCTCCGGGCGAAGCGGCATTGGAGCCCCCCGGTTGGGAGAGCGGATCCCGGCGGCTGTGGAGAAGCGGGGCCCGTACATGGTGGCGCGTGCGCCTTCCATTCAGGCCAAGCTGA AGAAACACCGGGACCTGGCCAAGGCGGTTCTGCGGAGAAAAGGCATGCTGGGGGCCGCGCCGAACCGCCCCGACTCTTCAGGGAAAAG GTCAGTGAAGTTTAACAAGGGCTACACCGCTCTTAGTCAGAGTCCAGATGAAAACCTGGTGTCCCTCGACTCTGACAG GGCTGCTGCTTCAGAGCACTGTCTCTTCCGGGATGGCTTGCTTAGAGGACTCATAG TGATGGAGAGCTGGAATCCAGATACTCCTCCGGGTATTCCTCTGCAGAG GTGA
- the FAM219B gene encoding protein FAM219B isoform X3: protein MATADPDGHAAPSIPGPRPSGTGAAGLPSGRSGIGAPRLGERIPAAVEKRGPYMVARAPSIQAKLKKHRDLAKAVLRRKGMLGAAPNRPDSSGKRSVKFNKGYTALSQSPDENLVSLDSDRAAASEHCLFRDGLLRGLIGDLAALGCEAPTLSGGVILPYYVCIISDSDSPCWSQEGAIDTHGRLWV from the exons ATGGCGACCGCGGATCCCGACGGGCATGCTGCGCCCTCTATCCCGGGACCCCGGCCCAGCGGGACGGGAGCTGCGGGGCTGCCCTCCGGGCGAAGCGGCATTGGAGCCCCCCGGTTGGGAGAGCGGATCCCGGCGGCTGTGGAGAAGCGGGGCCCGTACATGGTGGCGCGTGCGCCTTCCATTCAGGCCAAGCTGA AGAAACACCGGGACCTGGCCAAGGCGGTTCTGCGGAGAAAAGGCATGCTGGGGGCCGCGCCGAACCGCCCCGACTCTTCAGGGAAAAG GTCAGTGAAGTTTAACAAGGGCTACACCGCTCTTAGTCAGAGTCCAGATGAAAACCTGGTGTCCCTCGACTCTGACAG GGCTGCTGCTTCAGAGCACTGTCTCTTCCGGGATGGCTTGCTTAGAGGACTCATAGGTGACCTTGCTGCTCTTGGATGTGAAGCACCAACCTTGTCTGGGGGAGTCATCCTGCCCTATTATGTCTGCATTATTAGTGACAGTGACTCTCCCTGCTGGAGCCAAGAAGGAGCCATTGATACTCATGGCAGATTATGGGTTTGA
- the FAM219B gene encoding protein FAM219B isoform X1, producing MATADPDGHAAPSIPGPRPSGTGAAGLPSGRSGIGAPRLGERIPAAVEKRGPYMVARAPSIQAKLKKHRDLAKAVLRRKGMLGAAPNRPDSSGKRSVKFNKGYTALSQSPDENLVSLDSDSDGELESRYSSGYSSAEQVNQDVSRQLLQDGYHLDEIPDDEDLDLIPPKPMTSTCSCCWCCLGASSSCTLQ from the exons ATGGCGACCGCGGATCCCGACGGGCATGCTGCGCCCTCTATCCCGGGACCCCGGCCCAGCGGGACGGGAGCTGCGGGGCTGCCCTCCGGGCGAAGCGGCATTGGAGCCCCCCGGTTGGGAGAGCGGATCCCGGCGGCTGTGGAGAAGCGGGGCCCGTACATGGTGGCGCGTGCGCCTTCCATTCAGGCCAAGCTGA AGAAACACCGGGACCTGGCCAAGGCGGTTCTGCGGAGAAAAGGCATGCTGGGGGCCGCGCCGAACCGCCCCGACTCTTCAGGGAAAAG GTCAGTGAAGTTTAACAAGGGCTACACCGCTCTTAGTCAGAGTCCAGATGAAAACCTGGTGTCCCTCGACTCTGACAG TGATGGAGAGCTGGAATCCAGATACTCCTCCGGGTATTCCTCTGCAGAG CAGGTGAACCAGGATGTGAGCCGGCAGCTGCTCCAGGACGGGTATCACTTGGATGAGATTCCAGATGATGAGGACTTGGACCTAATTCCCCCCAAGCCTATGACCTCAACATGCTCCTGCTGCTGGTGCTGTCTTGGGGCCTCTTCGTCCTGTACCCTCCAGTAG
- the MPI gene encoding mannose-6-phosphate isomerase isoform X2 — translation MAAQRVFPLSCVVQQYAWGKMGSNSEVARLLASSDPLAQISEDRPYAELWMGTHPRGDAKILDNRISQKTLGQWIADNQDSLGSKVKDTFNGKLPFLFKVLSVETALSIQAHPNKELAEKLHLQAPQHYPDANHKPEMAIALTPFQGLCGFRPIEEIVTFLTKVPEFQFLIGDNAAAQLKQSLSQDSEAVTSALRSCFSHLMKSEKKVVVEQLNLLVKRISQQVAAGNNMEDICGELLLQLHQQYPGDIGCFAIYFLNLLTLKPGEAMFLEANVPHAYLKGGTWLCH, via the exons ATGGCCGCTCAGCGAG TATTCCCACTTTCCTGTGTGGTGCAGCAATATGCCTGGGGAAAGATGGGTTCCAACAGTGAAGTGGCCCGGCTGCTGGCCAGCAGTGACCCACTGGCCCAGATCTCAGAGGACAGACCATATGCAGAG CTGTGGATGGGGACCCACCCCCGGGGAGATGCCAAGATCCTTGACAACCGCATCTCGCAGAAGACCCTAGGCCAGTGGATTGCTGATAATCAGGACAGCTTGGGTTCGAAGGTCAAGGACACCTTTAACGGCAAACTGCCCTTCCTCTTCAAAGTGCTTTCAGTTGAAACGGCCCTGTCCATCCAGGCACACCCGAACAAG GAGCTGGCAGAGAAGCTGCACCTCCAGGCTCCACAGCACTACCCCGATGCCAACCATAAGCCAGAGATGGCAATTGCCCTCACCCCCTTCCAGGGCTTATGTGGCTTCCGGCCAATTGAGGAAATTGTGACCTTTCTAACAA AGGTGCCGGAATTCCAGTTTCTAATTGGAGACAACGCAGCAGCGCAGCTGAAGCAGAGCCTGAGCCAGGACTCCGAGGCTGTGACTTCTGCTCTGCGGAGCTGTTTCTCCCACCTAATGAAGAGCGAGAAGAAGGTGGTGGTGGAGCAGCTGAACCTGTTGGTGAAGCGGATCTCGCAGCAAG TGGCTGCTGGAAACAACATGGAGGACATCTGTGGGGAGCTCCTGCTGCAGCTGCACCAGCAGTACCCGGGTGATATCGGATGCTTTGCCATCTACTTCCTGAATCTGCTTACCCTGAAGCCGGGGGAGGCCATGTTTCTGGAGGCCAATGTGCCCCATGCCTACCTGAAAGGAG GTACCTGGCTCTGTCACTGA
- the MPI gene encoding mannose-6-phosphate isomerase isoform X1, which produces MAAQRVFPLSCVVQQYAWGKMGSNSEVARLLASSDPLAQISEDRPYAELWMGTHPRGDAKILDNRISQKTLGQWIADNQDSLGSKVKDTFNGKLPFLFKVLSVETALSIQAHPNKELAEKLHLQAPQHYPDANHKPEMAIALTPFQGLCGFRPIEEIVTFLTKVPEFQFLIGDNAAAQLKQSLSQDSEAVTSALRSCFSHLMKSEKKVVVEQLNLLVKRISQQVAAGNNMEDICGELLLQLHQQYPGDIGCFAIYFLNLLTLKPGEAMFLEANVPHAYLKGDCVECMACSDNTVRAGLTPKFIDVPTLCEMLSYTPSPSQDRLFPPARSPEDPYLSIYDPPVPDFTVMKVEVPGSVTEYKVLALDSASILLVVQGTVTASSPTAQAAIPLKRGGVLFIGANESVSLKLTVPKDLLMFRACCLL; this is translated from the exons ATGGCCGCTCAGCGAG TATTCCCACTTTCCTGTGTGGTGCAGCAATATGCCTGGGGAAAGATGGGTTCCAACAGTGAAGTGGCCCGGCTGCTGGCCAGCAGTGACCCACTGGCCCAGATCTCAGAGGACAGACCATATGCAGAG CTGTGGATGGGGACCCACCCCCGGGGAGATGCCAAGATCCTTGACAACCGCATCTCGCAGAAGACCCTAGGCCAGTGGATTGCTGATAATCAGGACAGCTTGGGTTCGAAGGTCAAGGACACCTTTAACGGCAAACTGCCCTTCCTCTTCAAAGTGCTTTCAGTTGAAACGGCCCTGTCCATCCAGGCACACCCGAACAAG GAGCTGGCAGAGAAGCTGCACCTCCAGGCTCCACAGCACTACCCCGATGCCAACCATAAGCCAGAGATGGCAATTGCCCTCACCCCCTTCCAGGGCTTATGTGGCTTCCGGCCAATTGAGGAAATTGTGACCTTTCTAACAA AGGTGCCGGAATTCCAGTTTCTAATTGGAGACAACGCAGCAGCGCAGCTGAAGCAGAGCCTGAGCCAGGACTCCGAGGCTGTGACTTCTGCTCTGCGGAGCTGTTTCTCCCACCTAATGAAGAGCGAGAAGAAGGTGGTGGTGGAGCAGCTGAACCTGTTGGTGAAGCGGATCTCGCAGCAAG TGGCTGCTGGAAACAACATGGAGGACATCTGTGGGGAGCTCCTGCTGCAGCTGCACCAGCAGTACCCGGGTGATATCGGATGCTTTGCCATCTACTTCCTGAATCTGCTTACCCTGAAGCCGGGGGAGGCCATGTTTCTGGAGGCCAATGTGCCCCATGCCTACCTGAAAGGAG ACTGCGTGGAGTGCATGGCATGTTCAGACAACACAGTGCGTGCTGGCCTGACACCCAAGTTCATTGATGTGCCAACTCTGTGTGAAATGCTCAGCTACACCCCCAGCCCTAGCCAGGAcaggctcttccctccagcaCGGAGCCCGGAAGACCCCTACCTCTCTATCTATGATCCCCCTGTGCCAGACTTCACCGTTATGAAGGTGGAG GTACCTGGCTCTGTCACTGAATACAAGGTCTTGGCCCTGGACTCTGCCAGCATCCTCCTGGTGGTGCAGGGGACAGTGACAGCTAGCAGCCCCACAGCCCAGGCAGCAATCCCCCTGAAACGTGGCGGGGTGCTCTTCATTGGGGCCAACGAGAGTGTCTCACTGAAGCTCACTGTGCCTAAGGACCTGCTGATGTTCCGTGCCTGCTGCCTGCTGTAG
- the FAM219B gene encoding protein FAM219B isoform X4, which yields MATADPDGHAAPSIPGPRPSGTGAAGLPSGRSGIGAPRLGERIPAAVEKRGPYMVARAPSIQAKLKKHRDLAKAVLRRKGMLGAAPNRPDSSGKRSVKFNKGYTALSQSPDENLVSLDSDRAAASEHCLFRDGLLRGLIVMESWNPDTPPGIPLQSR from the exons ATGGCGACCGCGGATCCCGACGGGCATGCTGCGCCCTCTATCCCGGGACCCCGGCCCAGCGGGACGGGAGCTGCGGGGCTGCCCTCCGGGCGAAGCGGCATTGGAGCCCCCCGGTTGGGAGAGCGGATCCCGGCGGCTGTGGAGAAGCGGGGCCCGTACATGGTGGCGCGTGCGCCTTCCATTCAGGCCAAGCTGA AGAAACACCGGGACCTGGCCAAGGCGGTTCTGCGGAGAAAAGGCATGCTGGGGGCCGCGCCGAACCGCCCCGACTCTTCAGGGAAAAG GTCAGTGAAGTTTAACAAGGGCTACACCGCTCTTAGTCAGAGTCCAGATGAAAACCTGGTGTCCCTCGACTCTGACAG GGCTGCTGCTTCAGAGCACTGTCTCTTCCGGGATGGCTTGCTTAGAGGACTCATAG TGATGGAGAGCTGGAATCCAGATACTCCTCCGGGTATTCCTCTGCAGAG CAGGTGA